From Pseudomonas sp. stari2:
TCTGGCGCCGCAAGCCAAGGCTGAAGCGCGCAGCGATCTACCGGAGCTGCGTCGTCTGTTGGTTGCTCGTGGTTATCAGGAAGCGATCACCTATAGCTTCATCGATCCAAAGCAATTCGAGCTGTTCAATCCAGGTGTCGAGCCGCTGCTGTTGGCGAACCCGATCTCCAATGACATGGCCGCCATGCGTTCGTCGCTGTGGCCAGGCCTGGTCAAGGCGCTGCAGCACAACCTCAACCGTCAGCAGGATCGTGTCCGTCTGTTCGAGAGCGGTCTGCGCTTCGTTGGTCAACTGGATGGTCTGAAGCAAGAGCCGATGCTGGCCGGTGTTGTCTGCGGTAGCCGTCTGCCGGAAGGTTGGGCGCAAGGTCGCGACACCGTCGATTTCTTCGACGTCAAGGCTGACGTAGAAGCGGTGCTGGGTTTTGCCGGTGCGCTGGATTCGTTCACTTTTATTCCAGGCAAACACCCGGCGCTGCACCCGGGTCAAACCGCGCGCATCGAGCGTGAAGGGCGTGAAGTCGGCTTTATCGGTGCGATTCACCCTGAGCTGTCGAAGTCCCTCGGTCTCGACCGCCCGGTCTTCGTTTTCGAGCTGGTTCTGGCTGAAGTGGCGTTGGGCAAAATGCCTGAATTCCACGAGTTGTCGCGCTTTCCTGAAGTGCGTCGTGACCTGGCACTGATTGCGCACAAAGACGTTGCAGCCTCGGCTGTACTGGACGTAATCCGTGAAAATGCAGGCGAATGGCTGACAGACCTCAGGCTATTTGACGTGTATCAAGGTAAAGGTATTGATCCTGATAGAAAAAGCCTCGCAGTCGGCTTGACCTGGCAGCATCCATCGCGCACTCTTAATGACGATGAGGTGAATTCGACGACGCAAAATATCCTCACCTCGCTCGAACAAAGGTTGAACGCCACGTTAAGGAAGTGACGTATGGGGGCTTTGACGAAAGCTGAGATGGCGGAACGTCTGTATGAAGAGCTGGGCCTGAACAAGCGGGAAGCCAAGGAATTGGTTGAATTGTTTTTCGAGGAAATCAGGCACGCTCTTGAAGACAACGAGCAAGTCAAATTGTCGGGTTTCGGCAATTTCGACCTTCGGGACAAACGCCAGCGGCCTGGCCGCAACCCGAAAACGGGGGAAGAAATCCCGATCACGGCTCGCCGTGTGGTCACCTTTCGTCCAGGGCAGAAGTTGAAGGCCCGAGTTGAGGCTTATGCTGGAACCAAGTCATAACGACGAACTACCCGTCATCCCGGGCAAACGCTACTTCACCATTGGTGAAGTCAGCGAGCTGTGTGCGGTAAAACCGCACGTGCTGCGCTACTGGGAGCAGGAGTTTCCTCAGCTCAACCCCGTCAAACGCCGCGGAAACCGCCGGTATTATCAGCGCCAGGACGTGCTGATGATCCGGCAGATCCGCGCGCTCCTTTACGATCAGGGGTTCACCATCGGCGGCGCGCGCCTGCGTCTGTCCGGCGATGAAGCCAAAGACGACACCACCCAATACAAGCAAATGATCCGCCAGATGATCGCCGAGCTCGAAGATGTGTTGGTGGTGCTCAAGAAATAATTTCCTGCTTTTAAATACTTCCAGTTTTCAAAAGCTTGCGATATATTCTTGAGCGTTCTTCGAGGTGAAGAACGAGTTTCACGCCTAGTCGGGGCGTAGCGCAGTCCGGTAGCGCACTAGCATGGGGTGCTAGGGGTCGAGTGTTCGAATCACTCCGTCCCGACCATAATTCCTGAGTAAAATCAGACACTTAAGCCGATCAACTAGATCGGCTTTTTTGTGCCTGCGCAAAACCCGCGCAAAACTTGCGCAAAACTACCCGGTGATTTCGCTGATATTCAGGTCGGGAACTGCGTCCGACCAGACAATTTCTGCGTGGTCCCTCTGGTAGTTTTTGGTCATGCTCTCACTGGCATGGCCGGCGATTTTCTGCCCATCCTTTCCGGCTTTCTGATACAGGTGCAGCGACAACGCCCGTACCTCATGGAAGCCCGGCATCTCCTCTTCTTTCCATCCCTTGTAACAGCCAGCCGCATCCCGAGCCTTTTTAAAAGCCCCGGTCAAATACCGTTCCTCGACCTTCGTCCAGTGCTCTTTGGTCAGCGCTTGTTTCTGCTTTTTGCGATCAGGCCGGCGGTGTACCAAGTAAGGCGAAACAATGTCATCCCGGCATCGGCTAATCACGGCCTGGAGCTCTTCGGTCACTTTGAACCGGATCCATGCCGCGTCACTGGCCTTGGCTGTCTTCTGCTGCACCACATACAGAAAGCCTTCCCGAACACCATCAAACCGCATATTGAGAATGTCGGTGCGCCGCTGCGCCGTGATCAGTGCCAAGTCGATAGCATTCTGCAGCCAGAACGGTGACTTCTCTCGGATGGCTTTCAGGCCCTCGATTGTGTGCCGCTTGCGCTGTTTCTTCTCAATCCGGTTGATGGTGCTGGCCGCTGGGTTGTCAGGGCACAAACCCTTCGACGCTGCGTGGTTGAAGATGTCGATCAGCAGGGCCCGGCATTGGTTGGCTGTACGAGGGGTTAGAGCGTCCAGCATCTCTGCGATCATGCGGATCGTGATCTGGTCGACTGCTTTGCCTTCGAACTGCTTCCGGAAACGGCGGAAGTGGACCGCATAGAGTTCAAGCGTGCCCTTGGCCAGCTCGCGAGGCGGAAGAACATCGCGCTCGTAAGCGTCGAGGAATCCGGTGAAGGGCTCGGTGGCGCTGCCCATCACGGCCCCGACCAGATCGGCGCCGCGCATGAACTCCAGGTTCAGTTGCTTCGCTGCGTCGATCGCTTTTATTCGATCGGTTCCGAACTGAAACCACTTTCCGTCGGTTGGCCGCCGGTAGCGATAGCTCGAACGCCGCGAATCGAAGTACAGGTTCTGCGGGAGGCTCTTGTTCGCCTTGTTGCGCGGCCGTGGAACCATCATGCAGCTCCTTTCAACACCATCGCGACTAGGTCGTTGCCTTCCGACTTGCTGAACGCGGTCCAGTCGACGTACCAAAGTTTTCCAATCTGCTCACCGGGCAACTGACCGTTCCGGATGTAGTTGCGGATTGCTTGGGAGCAGGGTGGCGTGCCGTTTGCGCCCCAGCGTCGACGTTGAAACTCGCTGATCTTGATCAACTCTCGGTTCATTGATTACCTCGGAAGCGTCCGCGACGGATCGGCTGACAGCATGATGGATTAGACGGTTGCCGACTGAGCGCAGCGGAGGGGAAAGGCCTATTTTTG
This genomic window contains:
- the ihfA gene encoding integration host factor subunit alpha yields the protein MGALTKAEMAERLYEELGLNKREAKELVELFFEEIRHALEDNEQVKLSGFGNFDLRDKRQRPGRNPKTGEEIPITARRVVTFRPGQKLKARVEAYAGTKS
- a CDS encoding MerR family transcriptional regulator, with amino-acid sequence MLEPSHNDELPVIPGKRYFTIGEVSELCAVKPHVLRYWEQEFPQLNPVKRRGNRRYYQRQDVLMIRQIRALLYDQGFTIGGARLRLSGDEAKDDTTQYKQMIRQMIAELEDVLVVLKK
- a CDS encoding tyrosine-type recombinase/integrase → MVPRPRNKANKSLPQNLYFDSRRSSYRYRRPTDGKWFQFGTDRIKAIDAAKQLNLEFMRGADLVGAVMGSATEPFTGFLDAYERDVLPPRELAKGTLELYAVHFRRFRKQFEGKAVDQITIRMIAEMLDALTPRTANQCRALLIDIFNHAASKGLCPDNPAASTINRIEKKQRKRHTIEGLKAIREKSPFWLQNAIDLALITAQRRTDILNMRFDGVREGFLYVVQQKTAKASDAAWIRFKVTEELQAVISRCRDDIVSPYLVHRRPDRKKQKQALTKEHWTKVEERYLTGAFKKARDAAGCYKGWKEEEMPGFHEVRALSLHLYQKAGKDGQKIAGHASESMTKNYQRDHAEIVWSDAVPDLNISEITG